Proteins from a genomic interval of Fusarium oxysporum Fo47 chromosome I, complete sequence:
- a CDS encoding ribosomal L18ae/LX protein domain-containing protein, producing the protein MSSGRLQEYEVIGRHLPTEANPTPALYRMTIFAPNETVAKSRYWYFLRGLKKVKKATGEIVSVKTIHEKHPLKVKNFGIWIRYDSRSGTHNMYKEYRELSRTDAVESLYSDMAARHRARFRSIHILRVVEIEKTEDIKRPYIRQLTQKGLSFPLPHRITKENTKKIFSAKRPSTFA; encoded by the exons ATGTCTTCAGGCCGTCTTCAGGAATACGAGGTCATTGGGCGCCACTTGCCCACCGAGGCTAACCCTACCCCCGCCCTCTACCGCATGACCATCTTCGCTCCCAACGAGACGGTCGCCAAGTCCCGATACTGGTACTTCTTGCGCGGtctcaagaaggtcaagaaggccacTGGTGAGATCGTCAGCGTCAAGACT ATCCACGAGAAGCACCccctcaaggtcaagaactTCGGTATCTGGATCCGATATGACTCTCGTTCCGGCACGCACAACATGTACAAGGAGTACCGTGAGCTGTCCCGAACAGATGCTGTCGAGTCTCTCTACTCCGACATGGCTGCCCGCCACCGTGCTCGTTTCAGGTCCATCCAC ATCCTCCGCGTTgtcgagattgagaagaCCGAGGACATCAAGCGACCCTACATCCGCCAGCTGACCCAGAAGGGACTCAGCTTCCCTCTCCCCCACCGCATCACCAAGGAgaacaccaagaagatcttCAGCGCGAAGCGACCTTCCACTTTCGCTTAG
- a CDS encoding Alpha/Beta hydrolase protein: MASHAITISAMRSRGVCMRTRPRIWTHAIMRPHLGRTKSLHVAPFLMPPLVFTGLFVALWSWKCLMMVLFQNTIIYNPFLPPNSRSLTIEEFSRDCGRVKWREERIKSLDGTEIALCVADVPPVSQVSAGKATTPVYILYFQGNASSLPPRLPDLSWIIRRAHDNEPSVNYTLVCLSYRGYWTSHDRPSEPGINLDSQAALQWIAQLHESRSENADREKPTVLLWGQSIGCGFATNLAAKGQFPPGIKLNGLILETPFTNVRAMLQALYPQKWLPYQYLWPFLRNHLDSWANLGMIAKRFPDTPPGIYIVEAGKDELVPANHGEELLQRCRRVGLPVERQKVRGALHNEAMVRVSGKQALAQSISTAATRAREQDLLRKGEDVNSAGKGLT; encoded by the exons ATGGCCTCGCATGCCATAACCATATCGGCCATGCGCTCGCGAGGCGTTTGCATGAGGACTCGGCCGCGTATATGGACACATGCAATTATGAGGCCTCATCTGGGCCGCACTAAGTCCCTGCATGTTGCGCCTTTTCTCATGCCGCCTTTGGTGTTTACTGGTTTGTTTGTGGCTTTGTGGAGTTGGAAGTGTTTGATGATGGTTCTGTTCCAGAATACGATCATCTATAATCCGTTCTTACCACCCAATTCTCGGAGTTTGACCATTGAGGAGTTCTCCCGCGATTGTGGACGTGTGAaatggagagaagagagaattAAGTCATTGGATGGAACAGAGATTGCCTTGTGTGTGGCAGATGTTCCCCCAGTATCTCAAGTGAGTGCGGGTAAAGCAACGACACCAGTTTACATCCTCTACTTTCAAG GGAACGCATCGTCATTACCACCTAGACTACCAGATCTGTCCTGGATTATACGGCGAGCACATGATAATGAGCCCTCAGTTAACTACACATTGGTTTGTCTGAGTTATCGAGGGTATTGGACATCTCATGATAGACCATCAGAACCAGGAATCAATCTTGACTCACAAGCAGCATTACAATGGATAGCTCAATTACATGAAAGCAGATCAGAAAATGCTGATCGAGAGAAACCAACAGTACTACTCTGGGGACAGAGCATTGGCTGTGGTTTCGCAACCAACCTTGCAGCCAAAGGTCAATTCCCTCCAGGTATAAAACTTAACGGTCTTATTCTGGAAACACCCTTTACAAACGTCCGAGCGATGCTCCAAGCATTATATCCACAGAAGTGGCTTCCATACCAATATCTCTGGCCATTTCTCCGAAACCACCTGGACAGCTGGGCCAACCTCGGCATGATAGCCAAGAGATTCCCAGATACGCCACCAGGGATATACATAGTGGAAGCCGGAAAAGATGAGCTTGTTCCTGCCAATCACGGCGAGGAACTGCTTCAGCGATGCCGACGGGTTGGACTCCCAGTGGAGCGCCAGAAGGTCCGCGGGGCACTTCACAACGAAGCCATGGTGAGAGTCTCGGGCAAACAAGCACTTGCGCAGTCCATCTCGACGGCTGCAACACGGGCACGGGAACAGGACTTGTTaagaaaaggagaagatgtGAACAGTGCAGGGAAGGGGTTGACTTGA
- a CDS encoding NADP-dependent oxidoreductase domain-containing protein yields MVNVPNIKLNSGFDMPQIGFGLWKVDDNCADVVYEAIKAGYRLLDGACDYGNEKACGEGVARAIKDGIVKREDLFIVSKLWQTYHDKENVEPITRRQLADWQIDYFDLFLIHFPVALEYVDPEVRYPPGWHYDDAGTEIRWSKATNEETWGAMEGLVEKGLAKSIGISNFQAQSIYDLLKYAKIRPATLQVELHPYHQQTELVRLAKAEGIALTAYSSFGPAGFMELDMDIAKSASPLMQHEVFTGLASKYNKTAAQVLLRWATQQGLAVIPKSTTPEYMAQNFGCVGWDIDEEDMKRIARMNLNLKFNKPTNYFPTEKLWIFA; encoded by the exons ATGGTCAACGttcccaacatcaagctcaacagcGGCTTTGACATGCCCCAGATTGGCTTCGGCCTCTGGAAGGTTGACGACAACTGCGCTGACGTTGTCTACGAGGCCATCAAGGCTGGATACCGTCTTCTCGACGGTGCTTGCG ATTACGGAAATGAGAAGGCCTGCGGTGAGGGTGTCGCCCGCGCTATCAAGGATGGTATCGTGAAGCGTGAGgacctcttcatcgtctccAAGCTCTGGCAGACCTACCACGACAAGGAGAACGTCGAGCCCATCACCCGCCGACAGCTCGCAGACTGGCAGATCGACTACTTtgacctcttcctcatccacTTCCCCGTCGCCCTCGAGTACGTTGACCCCGAGGTCCGCTACCCCCCTGGCTGGCACTACGACGACGCCGGCACCGAGATTCGATGGAGCAAGGCCACTAACGAGGAGACCTGGGGCGCCATGGAGGGCCTCGTTGAGAAGGGTCTTGCCAAGTCCATTGGTATCTCCAACTTCCAGGCTCAGTCCATCTACGATCTCCTCAAGTACGCCAAGATCCGACCTGCCACCCTCCAGGTCGAGCTTCACCCCTACCATCAGCAGACCGAGCTTGTCCGCCTCGCCAAGGCTGAGGGCATTGCTCTGACTGCCTACTCTTCTTTCGGTCCTGCTGGCTTCATGGAGCTCGACATGGACATTGCCAAGTCTGCTTCTCCTCTCATGCAGCACGAGGTCTTCACTGGCCTCGCCAGCAAGTACAACAAGACCGCCGCCCAGGTCCTCCTCCGATGGGCCACACAGCAAGGTCTTGCCGTTATCCCCAAGAGCACCACACCCGAGTACATGGCCCAGAACTTCGGCTGTGTCGGTTGGGAcattgatgaggaggacaTGAAGCGCATTGCCAGAAtgaacctcaacctcaagttcaacaagcCCACCAAC TACTTCCCTACCGAGAAGCTCTGGATCTTCGCTTAA
- a CDS encoding ABC transporter transmembrane region 2-domain-containing protein, producing MAAQSTLRHTAAEEQLAAFLDKWTGKIKTRLRGTTRTTRLLATLALAISIILGGVGGRRWWKNRRHEREQGRKLVRTNSWLHNKDGSRTIYVPYKDGTSKVVINTTKPLTFDAHRRLFLNPPRVSGLREGTVPAAQTKPGLNIAFLHQFLSLMSIMIPRWSSKEAGLLVSHGVFLMLRTYLSLVVARLDGEIVRDLVAGNGKAFLWGILKWCGLGGFASYTNAMIKFLESKVSIAFRTRLTRYIHDLYLNDNLNYYKLSNLDGGVGQSADQFITQDLTLFCAAAANIYSSLGKPFVDLCVFNYQLYRSLGPLALTGLMSNYFLTASILRRLSPPFGKLKAVEGRKEGDFRSLHARLIANAEEVAFYGGADTEKTFLNREFKSLKTWMEGIYMLKIRYNILEDFILKYSWSAYGYLLASLPVFLPQWGGVGGRAEMVENGVRGGRERNRMKDFITNKRLMLSLADAGGRMMYSIKDLSELAGYTSRVYTLISTLHRVHADAYHVRAGQSELYSLSDVSGTIQKGFDGVRFEHVPVVAPGLWPQGGEELLESLSIIVRRGEHLLISGPNGVGKTAIARILAGLWPVYRGLVSRPKDIGQDGIMFLPQRPYLSPGTLRDQVIYPDGHVDMKEKRKSEDDLKSVLDAARLGYLPDREGGWDTRKEWKDVLSGGEKQRMGFARVLYHEPQYAIVDEGTSAVSSDVEGLLYETCKERGITLITISTRASLKKYHTYNLVLGMGDQGDEWEFERIGTEREKMQVEKELQDLRERLEQVDEWKKRRDEIETELAAVWTDQGEVLEAPTYAEKAAEGQE from the exons ATGGCTGCGCAATCAACGCTGCGGCATACTGCTGCCGAGGAGCAGCTAGCCGCCTTCCTCGATAAATGGACTGGCAAGATAAAGACAAGGTTGCGCGGAACGACTCGCACGACTCGTCTACTCGCGACATTGGCCCTTGCTATCTCAATTATCCTTGGAGGAGTAGGAGGGCGTCGATGGTGGAAGAACCGACGGCATGAGCGTGAACAGGGTCGGAAACTTGTGCGCACAAACTCCTGGCTTCACAACAAGGACGGATCGCGTACCATTTACGTTCCATACAAGGATGGCACATCCAAGGTGGTCATCAACACAACCAAGCCACTCACTTTCGACGCCCATCGTCGTTTGTTCCTAAACCCCCCTCGGGTATCTGGACTCCGGGAGGGAACTGTACCAGCAGCGCAAACGAAGCCAGGCCTCAACATTGCTTTCTTGCACCAATTCCTCAGTCTCATGAGCATCATGATACCCAGATGGTCCAGCAAGGAAGCTGGGTTGCTTGTTAGTCATGGTGTGTTCTTGATGCTAAGAACGTATCTCTCACTTGTTGTCGCCCGTCTGGATGGTGAGATTGTACGTGATTTGGTGGCTGGAAACGGAAAGGCGTTCCTTTGGGGCATTCTCAAG TGGTGCGGCCTTGGAGGGTTTGCCTCATATACCAATGCCATGATTAAGTTCCTGGAGTCAAAGGTTTCTATTGCCTTCCGCACGCGACTTACACGCTACATCCATGACCTTTACCTCAACGATAACCTTAACTACTACAAGCTGTCTAACCTCGACGGTGGTGTTGGCCAAAGCGCCGATCAGTTCATCACTCAAGACCTGACTCTGTTCTGTGCGGCTGCAGCCAACATCTACTCATCGCTCGGCAAACCTTTCGTCGACCTGTGCGTTTTCAATTATCAGCTTTACCGATCGCTGGGGCCTCTTGCCCTCACTGGCCTCATGAGCAACTACTTCTTGACTGCTAGCATCCTTCGAAGACTTTCGCCACCATTTGGCAAGCTAAAGGCAGTTGAAGGCCGAAAAGAGGGTGATTTCCGAAGTTTACATGCCCGCTTGATTGCAAACGCCGAAGAGGTTGCATTTTATGGCGGTGCAGATACTGAAAAGACCTTTTTGAACCGCGAGTTCAAGTCATTGAAGACTTGGATGGAGGGTATTTACATGCTGAAGATCCGCTATAACATTCTGGAAGACTTTATCCTCAAGTATAGTTGGAGTGCATACGGATATTTGTTGGCGTCGCTTCCCGTCTTCCTGCCACAATGGGGCGGCGTTGGCGGTCGGGCTGAGATGGTCGAGAATGGTGTACGCGGAGGCCGAGAGCGAAACCGCATGAAGGATTTTATCACCAACAAGAGGCTTATGCTCTCACTCGCCGATGCAGGTGGTCGTATGATGTACTCTATTAAGGACCTTTCAGAACTGGCAGGCTATACTAGCCGTGTGTACACACTCATCTCGACATTGCACCGGGTACATGCCGATGCCTACCACGTTCGGGCTGGCCAAAGCGAACTATACTCATTGTCTGATGTTTCAGGAACAATCCAGAAGGGATTTGACGGTGTTAGATTCGAGCATGTTCCAGTTGTGGCTCCTGGTCTGTGGCCTCAAGGAGGCGAGGAGTTGCTCGAGTCATTATCCATCATCGTGCGAAGGGGTGAACATCTATTA ATTTCTGGACCAAATGGCGTGGGTAAAACTGCTATTGCAAGAATCCTGGCCGGCTTATGGCCAGTCTACCGTGGCCTAGTCAGTCGTCCCAAGGATATCGGCCAGGACGGCATCATGTTTCTCCCCCAGCGACCTTATCTGAGCCCCGGAACACTCCGTGACCAAGTCATCTATCCAGATGGCCATGTGGATATGAAGGAGAAGCGCAAGTCCGAAGATGACCTCAAGAGCGTCCTGGACGCTGCGCGACTCGGATACCTCCCTGACAGAGAGGGTGGATGGGATACGCGAAAGGAATGGAAGGATGTTCTCAGCGGAGGCGAGAAGCAGCGCATGGGTTTTGCCCGTGTGCTCTACCACGAGCCGCAATATGCGATCGTGGATGAGGGCACCAGCGCTGTTTCGAGCGACGTAGAGGGTCTGCTGTATGAAACATGCAAGGAGAGAGGCATCA CTCTCATTACCATCTCAACACGTGCATCCCTCAAGAAGTATCACACGTATAACTTGGTCCTCGGTATGGGCGACCAGGGAGACGAGTGGGAATTCGAGCGAATTGGCACCGAGCGTGAGAAAATGCAGGTCGAGAAAGAGTTGCAAGACCTCCGTGAGCGGCTGGAGCAAGTCGATGAGTGGAAGAAGCGCCGAGATGAGATCGAGACTGAGCTCGCAGCGGTCTGGACAGACCAGGGCGAGGTGCTCGAGGCTCCGACATATGCAGAGAAGGCAGCTGAGGGCCAGGAGTAA